The following proteins come from a genomic window of Microbacterium sp. SY138:
- a CDS encoding DUF4352 domain-containing protein: MVVAPLVALALVTAGCTAAPGASETPAPEGTSTTDWTPPSDTETEGPTEAPALTEQSGALDAPIALSTDMVVTIDKISTTTIKPETPGEYAGSAVVVTLSVSNDSKRAQSVDSAVVSLVTDDGDIGVSTTAGPNEPLQGELAAGAKATGTYVFMLDPTQGRSVKISVNYAAGEPVATFAGQLS, from the coding sequence ATGGTCGTCGCGCCGTTGGTGGCGCTCGCACTCGTCACGGCCGGCTGCACCGCAGCGCCTGGCGCTTCCGAGACGCCGGCGCCTGAAGGCACCAGCACCACCGACTGGACGCCGCCTTCCGACACGGAGACCGAAGGGCCCACCGAGGCTCCGGCGCTCACCGAGCAGAGCGGGGCGCTCGACGCACCGATCGCGCTCTCCACCGACATGGTGGTCACGATCGACAAGATCTCGACGACGACCATCAAGCCCGAGACGCCCGGCGAGTACGCCGGCTCCGCAGTCGTCGTCACGCTCTCCGTGTCCAACGACTCGAAGCGCGCGCAGAGCGTCGATTCCGCCGTCGTCAGCCTCGTCACGGACGACGGCGACATCGGCGTCTCGACCACCGCCGGTCCGAACGAGCCCCTGCAGGGCGAGCTCGCCGCCGGCGCGAAGGCCACGGGGACCTACGTCTTCATGCTCGACCCGACTCAGGGCCGCTCGGTGAAGATCAGCGTCAACTACGCCGCAGGAGAGCCGGTGGCGACGTTCGCCGGCCAGCTCTCCTGA
- a CDS encoding glycosyltransferase family 2 protein, producing the protein MSIEHGRLAVVVVNYASARLLQRNLVTVEREARAIDPDVLVLVVDNWSNADERRAAGEVADAHGWLLIESESNSGFGGGVNIGVTRALAEGATDVLVINPDAHIDRDSLRRLASVTAASRTTLASPVITDSDGRTWFAGIDLLLDDGTMRARRKRVDGDAQPFEPWLSGACLWITREVWELAGGFDDDYFLYWEDVDFSRRVVSAGGSLMLVEDANAVHDEGGTQRAEPETSRAKSEGYYYYNIRNRMLYAVRHLDDAAVQRWRRSIPRTAREVILRGGRRQLIQSAAPIRAYLRGVREARRIARTHAMVQKGRKWS; encoded by the coding sequence GTGTCAATCGAGCACGGACGGCTTGCCGTCGTCGTCGTCAACTACGCCTCGGCGCGGCTTCTGCAACGCAATCTGGTGACCGTGGAGCGCGAAGCGCGGGCGATCGATCCCGACGTGCTCGTCCTCGTCGTCGACAACTGGTCGAACGCCGACGAACGGCGGGCCGCCGGCGAAGTCGCCGACGCGCACGGCTGGCTGCTGATCGAATCGGAATCGAACTCGGGTTTCGGCGGCGGCGTCAACATCGGTGTCACGCGCGCGCTCGCCGAGGGGGCGACCGACGTGCTCGTCATCAATCCCGATGCGCACATCGACCGCGACTCCCTGCGTCGACTCGCTTCCGTCACCGCAGCCTCACGCACCACGCTCGCTTCGCCGGTCATCACGGACTCCGATGGGAGAACCTGGTTCGCCGGCATCGACCTCCTGCTCGACGACGGCACCATGCGCGCACGTCGCAAGCGCGTCGACGGCGATGCGCAGCCGTTCGAACCTTGGCTGAGCGGGGCCTGCCTGTGGATCACGCGCGAAGTGTGGGAGCTCGCCGGCGGTTTCGACGACGACTACTTCCTGTACTGGGAAGACGTCGACTTCTCTCGCCGCGTGGTGTCCGCCGGCGGCTCGCTGATGCTCGTCGAAGACGCCAATGCGGTGCATGATGAGGGCGGCACGCAGCGCGCCGAACCCGAGACCTCCCGGGCGAAATCCGAGGGATATTACTACTACAACATCCGCAACCGGATGCTGTACGCGGTGCGTCATCTCGACGATGCCGCGGTGCAGCGCTGGCGCCGGTCCATCCCCCGCACGGCCAGAGAGGTCATCCTCCGAGGTGGGCGACGGCAGCTGATCCAGTCGGCCGCACCGATCCGGGCCTATCTTCGCGGTGTCCGCGAGGCCCGTCGGATCGCGCGGACCCACGCAATGGTCCAGAAGGGCAGGAAATGGTCGTAG
- a CDS encoding PKD domain-containing protein: MGNTSTTRRALSALASVVTAALLVAGMTTLGAQAASADVPSTPPPLLQRDDNVVTSDPIPTVQIDNGYVWSQTTIGSTVYAVGKFDNARAPLAAPGTSLTARSNVLAYDINTGQLLSFAPQVNGVIKAVAASPDGSRIYIGGSFNSVNGQARWNFAALDAVTGQLVPGFSPSIGGSGVYALATSGSSVYVGGLFTQGNGTARKNLAGFNAANGALLSWAPQTDLQVDAMVMDPAGQNVIAAGRFSQVNGDLTMRGTVALDKTTGAVDSSWALPQTVKNGSNTGSNSGKAGIFGLAADATAVYGTGWVYADAATGNLEGTFAAEAGTGQVRWIADCLGDHYGVYSTGKVVYTTSHTHACGTMNLHPEQNPRTHRYSEAYTADARGSLGNQPAAGGTYKNWAGTPAPSPYAWTPDWAVGVTTGLGQAGLSITGAGNMISIGGEFRSVNNGRFEGLVRFSTNPPGGAKDGPRLAAANWTGTAQSFIPGRVRVSIPANWDRDDLTLTYELRRTGMATPVATTTANGTWWNRPAVILEDKTATPGSQQEYTVVAKDGNGNTVSSQAMSVTVASGTVSSYTNAVITDNPQLYYPLGTAPQDWAGANPPVFGSGVTSSTSGVENTATGASTFSGTSTGRISSTDKIAAPTEFSTELWFKTNTTTGGKLLGYGNAASGDSTSYDRHLYMTNNGRLVFGTYNGSTQTVQNSTALNNNAWHHAVATQSAAGMKLYIDGALVSSAAGATTAENYVGYWRVGGDNLNGWPSAPSSINFKGALDEVAVYPYALTAAQVQTHYGIGKGFQPPTAAFTATPTDLAVAFDASASAPTGSATITGYSWDFGDDSATATGQTVSHTYTAAGTYTAKLTVTDSNGLATTTENPVVVQAANVLPTASFEVTGTGLSVSADASASTDSDGTIASYDWNWGDGSTSSGQVASHVYASAGTRTVTLTVTDNRGGTATTTREAVTTHANPVATFTSTASGMNVDVSAAGSSASDGATLSYSWNWGDGTPAGTGATAGHTYTQPGAHDITLTVTDSLGGSASVTKSVTVQAQVFAASDSFGRVVSSGWGAADVGGTWAPMSGSAAVTSVADGVGKVNLTPGETREMLLQGTSLLDTSARITYSLASGPSTGVAYEGLGARRSGSNGYRALAWHRADGTTWLVIHRNGTAIASTAVAGLTWTAGSTFNLAMETTGSGTTTIRAKLWAAGAAEPANWQLSTTDATPALQAAGAPTVFSYRAGSATGTNLASFDDFTLKNLGAATPQPEPQPTNVAPTAAFTATATGLTVNVNGGASTDSDGTIASYAWNFGDGTTGTGATSSRAYTAAGTYTVTLTVTDDKGATNTATQQVTVTAPPVEPQPEPNPAALASDEFDRTAGPGWGSAVTGGAWSIAGGSQAAATVADGQGKLSLVAGDTRHATLNTTSIGDSLLETQFRVDQAPAAGGAYIGVIARQTAAGKYFARAWLRPDGTVWLVVHREGTVVLTQAVPGLVWAANTSYSLKVSVTGSTSTAISAKIWATGTTEPANWQINATDATPLAAGAVGLSGNRSGSSTAPLNVSFDSFRVTAPQ, from the coding sequence ATGGGGAACACATCGACCACGAGGCGGGCGCTGAGCGCGCTTGCGTCTGTCGTGACGGCGGCATTGCTCGTCGCCGGCATGACGACACTGGGTGCACAGGCGGCGTCGGCAGACGTCCCGTCGACACCACCGCCCCTGCTGCAGCGCGACGACAACGTCGTCACGTCGGATCCGATTCCGACCGTGCAGATCGACAACGGCTACGTCTGGTCTCAGACGACCATCGGTTCGACCGTGTACGCGGTCGGCAAGTTCGACAACGCCCGTGCGCCCCTGGCTGCCCCGGGAACGAGCCTGACGGCGCGTTCGAACGTTCTCGCCTATGACATCAACACCGGCCAGCTGCTGTCGTTCGCCCCGCAGGTGAACGGCGTGATCAAGGCCGTCGCCGCCTCGCCCGACGGAAGCCGCATCTACATCGGCGGCTCCTTCAACTCGGTCAACGGTCAGGCGCGCTGGAACTTCGCGGCCCTCGATGCCGTGACCGGTCAGCTCGTCCCCGGATTCTCGCCGTCCATCGGCGGCAGCGGCGTCTACGCGCTCGCCACCTCGGGATCGAGCGTCTACGTCGGCGGCCTGTTCACGCAGGGCAACGGAACGGCTCGCAAGAACCTCGCCGGCTTCAACGCCGCCAACGGGGCCCTGCTGAGCTGGGCACCGCAGACCGACCTCCAGGTCGACGCGATGGTCATGGACCCCGCGGGTCAGAACGTCATCGCCGCCGGCCGCTTCTCGCAGGTGAACGGCGACCTGACCATGCGCGGCACTGTCGCGCTGGACAAGACGACCGGTGCCGTCGACTCATCGTGGGCGCTCCCGCAGACGGTCAAGAACGGCTCGAACACGGGCAGCAACTCGGGCAAGGCGGGCATCTTCGGACTCGCCGCCGACGCCACGGCCGTCTACGGCACCGGCTGGGTCTACGCCGACGCCGCCACGGGAAACCTCGAGGGCACGTTCGCGGCGGAGGCCGGAACCGGACAGGTCCGCTGGATCGCGGACTGCCTCGGCGACCACTACGGCGTCTACTCGACCGGCAAGGTCGTCTACACGACCAGCCACACGCACGCGTGCGGCACGATGAACCTGCACCCCGAGCAGAACCCGCGCACGCACCGCTACTCCGAGGCGTACACGGCCGATGCCCGCGGTTCGCTGGGCAACCAGCCCGCAGCCGGCGGCACCTACAAGAACTGGGCGGGCACCCCCGCGCCGTCTCCCTACGCCTGGACGCCCGACTGGGCCGTCGGCGTGACGACGGGCCTGGGTCAGGCCGGACTCTCCATCACCGGCGCCGGCAACATGATCTCGATCGGCGGCGAGTTCCGCTCGGTCAACAACGGTCGATTCGAGGGCCTCGTGCGCTTCTCGACGAACCCTCCGGGCGGAGCCAAGGACGGACCCCGCCTCGCCGCGGCCAACTGGACAGGCACTGCGCAGTCGTTCATTCCGGGTCGCGTCCGCGTCTCGATCCCGGCCAACTGGGACCGCGACGACCTGACGCTCACGTATGAGCTCCGTCGCACGGGCATGGCGACCCCTGTCGCCACGACCACGGCGAACGGAACCTGGTGGAACCGACCGGCCGTCATCCTCGAGGACAAGACCGCCACGCCGGGGTCCCAGCAGGAGTACACGGTCGTCGCGAAGGACGGCAACGGCAACACCGTGAGCAGTCAGGCGATGTCCGTGACCGTCGCATCGGGCACGGTCTCGAGCTACACCAACGCGGTCATCACGGATAACCCGCAGCTGTACTACCCGTTGGGCACCGCGCCGCAGGACTGGGCGGGGGCGAACCCGCCGGTGTTCGGCTCGGGCGTGACGTCGTCGACCTCCGGTGTCGAGAACACCGCCACCGGTGCCTCGACCTTCTCCGGAACGAGCACGGGACGAATCTCGTCGACCGACAAGATCGCCGCCCCGACGGAGTTCTCGACCGAACTGTGGTTCAAGACGAACACGACGACCGGTGGGAAGCTTCTCGGCTATGGGAACGCGGCCTCGGGTGACTCCACGAGCTACGACCGTCATCTCTACATGACGAACAACGGTCGGCTGGTCTTCGGCACGTACAACGGCAGCACGCAGACCGTACAGAACTCCACGGCGTTGAACAACAATGCGTGGCACCATGCTGTGGCCACGCAGAGCGCTGCCGGCATGAAGCTGTACATCGACGGCGCTCTCGTCTCATCGGCAGCCGGTGCGACCACTGCCGAGAACTACGTCGGCTACTGGCGCGTCGGCGGGGACAACCTCAACGGCTGGCCGTCCGCGCCGAGCTCGATCAACTTCAAGGGTGCGCTCGACGAGGTCGCGGTCTACCCCTACGCGCTGACCGCCGCACAGGTGCAGACGCACTACGGCATCGGCAAGGGCTTCCAGCCGCCGACCGCCGCCTTCACCGCGACGCCGACCGATCTCGCGGTGGCGTTCGACGCCAGTGCATCCGCGCCGACCGGCTCGGCCACGATCACCGGCTACAGCTGGGACTTCGGTGACGACTCGGCGACGGCCACCGGCCAGACGGTCTCGCACACCTACACCGCCGCGGGAACCTACACGGCCAAGCTCACGGTCACGGACAGCAACGGGCTGGCCACCACGACCGAGAACCCGGTCGTGGTCCAGGCGGCGAATGTGCTGCCCACCGCCTCCTTCGAGGTCACGGGCACCGGTCTCTCGGTCTCCGCCGATGCCTCCGCCTCCACCGACTCCGACGGCACGATCGCTTCGTACGACTGGAACTGGGGCGACGGATCGACGTCGAGCGGCCAGGTCGCCAGCCACGTGTACGCCTCGGCGGGCACGCGCACGGTGACCCTGACCGTCACCGACAACCGTGGTGGCACGGCGACCACCACGCGTGAGGCCGTCACGACCCATGCGAACCCGGTCGCGACGTTCACATCGACCGCGTCGGGGATGAACGTCGACGTCTCGGCCGCAGGGTCGAGCGCGTCCGACGGGGCGACGCTCTCCTACTCCTGGAACTGGGGCGACGGAACGCCCGCGGGTACAGGGGCGACCGCCGGCCACACGTACACCCAGCCGGGTGCGCATGACATCACCCTCACGGTCACCGACAGCCTCGGCGGCTCGGCGAGCGTCACGAAGTCCGTGACCGTTCAGGCGCAGGTGTTCGCAGCATCCGACTCGTTCGGCCGCGTCGTCTCGAGTGGCTGGGGCGCGGCTGATGTCGGCGGCACCTGGGCACCCATGAGCGGTTCGGCCGCCGTCACCTCCGTCGCCGACGGCGTCGGCAAGGTGAATCTCACCCCGGGCGAGACCCGCGAGATGCTGTTGCAGGGCACGTCGCTCCTCGACACGTCGGCGCGGATCACCTACTCGCTGGCCTCCGGACCGTCGACGGGTGTCGCGTACGAGGGACTCGGCGCACGTCGCTCCGGTTCGAACGGCTACCGTGCGCTCGCATGGCACCGTGCGGACGGCACCACGTGGCTCGTGATCCACCGCAACGGAACGGCCATCGCCAGCACCGCGGTCGCCGGTCTCACGTGGACCGCGGGAAGCACTTTCAACCTCGCCATGGAGACCACGGGTTCCGGAACCACGACGATCCGCGCGAAGCTGTGGGCGGCCGGCGCTGCAGAGCCCGCCAACTGGCAGCTCTCGACCACGGATGCGACGCCGGCCCTCCAGGCCGCCGGAGCCCCGACGGTGTTCTCCTACCGAGCCGGCAGCGCGACCGGCACCAACCTCGCGAGCTTCGACGACTTCACGCTGAAGAACCTCGGAGCCGCGACACCGCAGCCCGAGCCGCAGCCGACGAACGTCGCGCCGACCGCCGCGTTCACGGCGACGGCCACGGGCCTGACCGTCAACGTCAACGGCGGAGCGTCGACCGACTCGGACGGCACCATCGCCTCCTACGCCTGGAACTTCGGAGACGGAACGACAGGCACCGGAGCGACGAGCTCGCGGGCGTACACGGCGGCGGGCACCTACACGGTGACCCTCACGGTGACGGACGACAAGGGCGCGACCAACACCGCCACCCAGCAGGTCACGGTCACGGCACCTCCTGTCGAGCCGCAGCCTGAGCCCAACCCGGCAGCGCTGGCGAGCGATGAGTTCGACCGCACCGCTGGTCCCGGCTGGGGGAGCGCGGTCACCGGCGGTGCCTGGAGCATCGCCGGAGGCTCGCAGGCGGCGGCGACCGTCGCCGACGGCCAGGGCAAGCTGAGCCTGGTCGCCGGAGACACCCGTCATGCGACGCTCAACACGACGTCGATCGGTGATTCCCTCCTCGAGACGCAGTTCCGCGTCGATCAGGCTCCCGCCGCAGGTGGCGCCTACATCGGAGTCATCGCCCGTCAGACGGCCGCGGGGAAGTACTTCGCCCGCGCGTGGCTCCGTCCCGACGGAACCGTGTGGCTCGTGGTCCACCGTGAAGGGACTGTGGTGCTCACGCAGGCCGTGCCCGGGCTGGTCTGGGCGGCGAACACGTCGTACAGCCTGAAGGTGTCGGTCACCGGGTCGACCTCGACCGCCATCTCGGCGAAGATCTGGGCGACGGGTACCACCGAGCCGGCGAACTGGCAGATCAACGCGACGGATGCGACGCCGCTGGCGGCGGGAGCGGTCGGCCTCAGCGGCAACCGGTCGGGCAGTTCGACGGCGCCTCTGAACGTCTCGTTCGATTCGTTCCGCGTCACCGCGCCCCAGTAA
- a CDS encoding CDP-alcohol phosphatidyltransferase family protein: MVVDAYHRLARAQKGHARGAPAYSVYVNRRIGRVLAAVAYRIGLTPNQVSIISAVHSFVAIGLIAFGPVNVPMGLLIALLLVLGYAWDSADGQVARLRGGGSPQGEWLDHFIDTIKIASLHLAVLIGLYRVLPETPLLLLIPIVFSIVATTTFSGMLLNDLLKGKHAVASTHERGGGTLLRSLILLPTDFGLVCLVFVLWGWAPAFLVGYGALCAAAVLFLALAAVKWFREIGKLGEAA; encoded by the coding sequence ATGGTCGTAGACGCATATCACCGTCTCGCGCGTGCGCAGAAGGGGCACGCCCGAGGGGCACCCGCGTACTCGGTGTACGTCAACCGTCGTATCGGGCGGGTGCTCGCCGCCGTGGCCTACCGGATCGGTCTCACCCCCAACCAGGTGTCGATCATCAGCGCGGTGCACTCGTTCGTCGCGATCGGACTGATCGCGTTCGGTCCCGTGAACGTGCCCATGGGGCTGCTGATCGCCCTCCTTCTGGTGCTCGGGTATGCCTGGGATTCCGCGGACGGCCAGGTCGCACGTCTGCGCGGCGGGGGAAGCCCCCAGGGCGAGTGGCTCGATCACTTCATCGACACGATCAAGATCGCCTCGCTCCATCTCGCCGTGCTCATCGGGCTCTACCGCGTCCTCCCCGAGACGCCTCTGCTGCTGTTGATCCCGATCGTGTTCAGCATCGTGGCCACGACCACGTTCTCCGGAATGCTCCTCAACGACCTGCTCAAGGGAAAGCACGCGGTGGCGTCGACCCATGAGCGCGGCGGCGGGACACTGCTGCGGTCTCTCATCCTGCTGCCGACCGACTTCGGTCTCGTGTGCCTCGTGTTCGTCCTGTGGGGATGGGCCCCGGCGTTCCTCGTCGGCTACGGCGCACTCTGCGCGGCCGCCGTCCTGTTCCTGGCACTCGCCGCGGTGAAGTGGTTCCGCGAGATCGGAAAGCTCGGGGAGGCCGCATGA
- a CDS encoding glycosyltransferase, with amino-acid sequence MSRGPESNDMITVTIGVPTYRRPELLAALLRTLPARIAECADLGVAVDVLVVDNDPAGSARSIAADADLPVRYVVEPAPGIVAARNRILDESADRDLLAFIDDDEIPREAWLSSLIEVWREHGADAVMGRVISVFDEDVDPWLLASGTFRRPPRRTGTVLQVAAAGNLLLDLRSVRRLGLRFDPSLGLGGGEDTLFSRQLARRGGLIVWCNESETEDLVVASRLSRAWAAQRAYSSANAGTRIQLMLTDGKIRRGILRLKALVGGVARIVVGGLRRIFGTLTSNITHHARGTRLVHRGRGTIAAALGRRYDEYRRPSEDDTTMTDTASSIRVMQSLGAPRPTTNPYNKMLDEALGSTEGLTRLRFSWGTALFGRYDAFHWHWPEAKLHGSTWWKSTGKFLLTTALVFRHRLSRRIAVVRTVHNIELPDDNAPRLWLLRFIDRHTDYRIVINETTPLAPGTPHSLILHGDYRGWYAKFPSAERVTGQLGSFGGIRRYKGLEGFIDAYAEAVTVEPTLSLRIGGRPSTPELGDDLRARTADLPGVELHLDFLSDAELVQLATSSDLIVLAYRFMHNSGSVLAALSMDRPVLVPRNEANEALGREVGPEWVLMYDGDLDAPTVVEAWRSATTLTGSPDLSRRDWADAGRAHADAFRAAVRVKRRGAKR; translated from the coding sequence ATGAGCAGGGGACCGGAATCGAACGACATGATCACTGTGACGATCGGCGTACCCACGTACCGGAGGCCCGAGCTTCTGGCGGCCCTGCTCCGGACGCTCCCCGCACGCATCGCCGAATGCGCCGACCTCGGAGTCGCGGTGGATGTGCTGGTCGTCGACAACGACCCCGCGGGTTCTGCGCGGAGCATCGCCGCGGACGCGGATCTCCCTGTCCGCTACGTCGTCGAACCCGCACCGGGGATCGTCGCCGCGCGCAACCGCATCCTGGATGAAAGCGCCGATCGCGATCTCCTCGCCTTCATCGACGACGACGAGATCCCTCGGGAGGCATGGCTCTCCTCGCTCATCGAGGTCTGGCGCGAACACGGTGCGGACGCCGTGATGGGCCGCGTGATCTCGGTCTTCGACGAGGACGTCGACCCGTGGCTGCTCGCGTCCGGCACGTTCCGGCGACCGCCGAGACGGACGGGCACCGTGCTGCAGGTGGCCGCCGCGGGCAACCTGCTGCTCGACCTCCGTTCCGTCCGTCGGCTCGGGCTGCGCTTCGATCCGTCCCTCGGTCTGGGCGGTGGGGAGGACACGCTCTTCTCGCGGCAGCTCGCACGTCGTGGCGGCCTGATCGTGTGGTGCAACGAATCGGAGACAGAGGATCTCGTCGTCGCGTCGCGCCTGAGCCGCGCCTGGGCGGCGCAACGGGCATACAGCTCCGCGAATGCCGGCACCCGCATCCAGCTGATGTTGACCGACGGGAAGATCCGTCGCGGCATCCTGCGGTTGAAGGCCCTGGTGGGCGGCGTGGCCCGGATCGTCGTCGGCGGCCTGCGCAGGATCTTCGGAACACTGACCTCGAACATCACCCACCACGCCAGAGGAACCCGCCTCGTGCACCGCGGCCGCGGCACCATCGCGGCCGCCCTCGGCCGCCGCTATGACGAGTACCGTCGCCCATCGGAGGATGACACGACCATGACCGACACCGCATCGAGCATCCGCGTGATGCAATCGTTGGGCGCCCCCCGTCCGACGACGAACCCGTACAACAAGATGCTCGATGAGGCGCTCGGATCCACGGAGGGCCTGACCCGCCTGCGGTTCTCCTGGGGGACGGCTCTGTTCGGACGCTACGACGCCTTCCACTGGCATTGGCCGGAGGCGAAGCTGCACGGCTCCACGTGGTGGAAGTCCACGGGCAAGTTCCTCCTCACGACGGCGCTCGTGTTCCGACACCGCCTCTCCCGTCGCATCGCCGTGGTGCGCACCGTGCACAACATCGAACTCCCCGACGACAACGCGCCTCGGCTGTGGCTGCTGCGTTTCATCGATCGCCACACCGACTACCGGATCGTCATCAACGAGACCACTCCGCTCGCCCCCGGCACCCCGCACAGCCTGATCCTGCACGGCGACTACCGCGGCTGGTACGCGAAGTTCCCCTCGGCGGAGCGGGTGACGGGGCAGCTCGGGTCGTTCGGCGGCATCCGTCGCTACAAGGGTCTGGAGGGCTTCATCGATGCCTATGCCGAGGCCGTGACGGTCGAGCCGACGCTGAGCCTGCGGATCGGCGGGCGGCCGTCCACCCCTGAGCTCGGCGACGACCTCCGGGCGCGGACCGCGGATCTCCCGGGCGTCGAGCTCCACCTCGACTTCCTGAGCGATGCCGAACTCGTCCAGCTCGCGACCTCTTCCGACCTGATCGTGCTGGCCTACCGTTTCATGCACAACTCGGGCAGCGTCCTCGCCGCCCTGTCGATGGACCGACCGGTGCTCGTCCCCCGCAACGAGGCGAACGAGGCTCTCGGACGCGAAGTCGGACCGGAGTGGGTGCTGATGTACGACGGCGATCTCGATGCGCCGACCGTCGTCGAGGCGTGGCGGTCCGCGACCACGCTGACGGGCTCGCCCGATCTCTCCCGCCGCGACTGGGCCGACGCCGGCCGCGCTCACGCGGACGCGTTCCGCGCCGCCGTGCGGGTCAAGCGCCGCGGCGCCAAGCGCTAG
- a CDS encoding polysaccharide biosynthesis tyrosine autokinase, whose translation MGESRVSLRVIASSLRKFWWMVVLFGVVGAAGSYGYASLQTPLFQATTSLYFALNQGTSASDLNQGSVYTQSQMLSFAQLATSSRVLDPVIEELGLDTTPRALARDIEVTIPQSTVTLRITGITDDAKAAAELADAVAEQLIIVVKDVAPKDPQGESTITAQVIDDAVVPEFQFTPSKPRDALLGGFLGGVLGLAIAALIGVLDTRMRTEETLTEAGGDPVLGVVSKSPLLAMRGIAVAQEPLGHTSEEFRRIRSALAYANVSSRVKVLLVTSGMPSEGKSTVSVNLAMTLAGLRNSVLLIDADMRRPRAHEHAGIDGSIGLTSVLLDEVEFEVAKHSVADSTLDILPAGTIPPNPAELLTSARMAQLLDFAAAEYDYVVIDSPPILSVADANLFATQTDGVILVVDATKTRRAALAKSVKSLESGGARILGTVLNRARPDRHRSEYYSD comes from the coding sequence ATGGGCGAGAGCCGGGTGAGTCTGCGCGTCATCGCCAGCTCGTTGCGCAAGTTCTGGTGGATGGTCGTGCTCTTCGGGGTCGTCGGGGCCGCGGGCTCCTACGGGTACGCCTCGCTGCAGACCCCGCTCTTCCAGGCGACGACCTCGCTCTACTTCGCTCTCAATCAGGGCACCAGCGCCTCCGACCTCAACCAGGGCTCTGTGTACACGCAGAGCCAGATGCTGTCCTTCGCGCAGCTCGCGACGAGCTCGCGGGTGCTCGATCCCGTCATCGAGGAGCTCGGTCTCGACACGACGCCGCGCGCTCTCGCGCGTGACATCGAGGTCACGATCCCGCAGAGCACCGTGACGCTGCGCATCACAGGGATCACCGATGACGCGAAGGCGGCCGCCGAGCTGGCCGACGCCGTGGCCGAACAACTCATCATCGTGGTCAAGGATGTGGCGCCGAAAGACCCACAGGGCGAATCCACGATCACCGCTCAGGTGATCGATGATGCCGTCGTGCCCGAGTTCCAGTTCACACCGAGCAAGCCTCGCGACGCCCTCCTCGGAGGTTTCCTGGGTGGCGTCCTCGGACTCGCCATCGCGGCGTTGATCGGTGTGCTCGACACCCGCATGCGCACCGAGGAGACGCTGACCGAGGCGGGCGGCGACCCTGTGCTGGGCGTCGTCTCGAAGTCTCCGCTGCTGGCCATGCGCGGTATCGCTGTGGCCCAGGAGCCGCTGGGCCACACCTCCGAGGAGTTCCGTCGCATCCGCTCGGCGCTCGCCTACGCGAACGTCTCCTCACGGGTGAAGGTGCTGCTGGTGACGTCGGGCATGCCGTCCGAGGGCAAGTCGACCGTCTCGGTGAATCTCGCCATGACGCTCGCCGGGCTGCGCAACTCCGTCCTGCTGATCGACGCCGATATGCGGCGGCCGCGGGCTCACGAGCACGCCGGCATCGACGGCTCGATCGGACTCACGAGCGTGCTGCTCGACGAGGTCGAGTTCGAGGTGGCCAAGCACAGCGTGGCAGACAGCACACTCGACATCCTCCCCGCCGGCACCATCCCGCCGAATCCTGCGGAGTTGCTCACCTCCGCTCGCATGGCGCAGCTGCTCGACTTCGCTGCGGCGGAGTACGACTACGTCGTGATCGATTCTCCGCCCATCCTGAGCGTGGCGGACGCGAACCTCTTCGCCACCCAGACCGACGGCGTGATCCTCGTGGTCGACGCGACCAAGACCCGTCGCGCCGCCCTCGCGAAGAGCGTCAAGTCGCTCGAATCGGGTGGCGCGCGCATCCTCGGCACCGTCCTGAACCGTGCTCGTCCGGATCGACACCGCAGCGAGTACTACAGCGACTGA